One Gossypium hirsutum isolate 1008001.06 chromosome A11, Gossypium_hirsutum_v2.1, whole genome shotgun sequence genomic window carries:
- the LOC107887623 gene encoding psbP domain-containing protein 7, chloroplastic, whose protein sequence is MALQQYFHACKYVSRNKVYMTQSSNNRQGKSPAEEFAPLATTFRRRLLAGVGSASLVAVGANFGGLTSFLLGLVPESGRSLKLDVLYPIEGYSRRIENNEGFEFIYPASWVGDQRLLYRAAERLERSLDPLPTNSPKSGNRPRKNVNEPIVAYGPPGSSGELNVSVIVSPVPLDFSIETFGGPKEVGEAVVKTITGQRSDVKGTLIESTMREDPKMNVKYYELEFKVESPSFKRHNVAVCCARGGRLFTLNAQAAESAWPELKSAFYRIANSFNLTS, encoded by the exons ATGGCATTGCAGCAGTATTTTCATGCTTGTAAATACGTCTCCCGAAACAAAGTTTACATGACACAATCATCCAACAATAGGCAAGGAAAGTCCCCGGCGGAGGAATTCGCACCGCTAGCCACCACATTCAGGCGGCGCTTGCTTGCCGGAGTCGGTTCAGCTTCCCTTGTAGCTGTTGGTGCAAATTTTGGTGGCTTAACAAGTTTCCTCCTGGGGTTGGTACCTGAGAGTGGTCGGAGTTTGAAGCTGGACGTGCTTTATCCAATAGAAGGATACAGTCGTCGGATTGAAAACAATGAAGGATTTG AGTTCATATATCCGGCGAGTTGGGTTGGTGATCAAAGGTTGCTATATAGAGCAGCTGAGAGATTAGAGAGATCACTTGATCCACTGCCTACCAATAGTCCGAAATCCGGTAACCGTCCCAGGAAGAATGTGAACGAACCAATCGTTGCATATGGTCCGCCTGGTTCAAGCGGGGAGCTGAATGTTAGTGTCATTGTTTCACCAGTTCCCCTAGACTTCTC AATTGAAACATTTGGAGGGCCGAAAGAGGTGGGTGAAGCGGTGGTTAAAACGATAACTGGGCAACGCTCTGATGTGAAAGGAACGTTGATAGAATCAACAATGAGAGAAGATCCTAAGATGAATGTGAAGTATTATGAGCTAGAATTCAAGGTTGAAAGTCCATCATTCAAGCGGCATAACGTTGCCGTTTGTTGTGCTCGTGGAGGTAGGCTATTCACCCTAAATGCACAAGCGGCGGAATCGGCATGGCCGGAGTTGAAGTCGGCATTTTATAGAATTGCTAACTCCTTTAATCTCACCTCTTGA